CTGGAGGGTCTCCTGGTCGGCCCTGACGGAGAGGACGTCGCCGGCCCGGATCCGTTCCGAGCCGAGCCCCCGGGTGAGCGTCCGGTGGCCGCGGACGATCTGGAACACGTCGAGGTCGAGGTCCCGGTCGCTCAGGTCCCGGACCGTGGATCCGGCGAGCGGCGAGTCCTCCATGACGACGACGTCGGTGAGGTAGTCGGTCATGCCGAACGTGTCGCTCGGAGAGTCGGCCGGCTGGATCCGCGCCGGGGTGAGATATCGGCCGACGGTGAGGAGGTACGCGATCCCGACGAGCAGGACGACGGCCCCCAGCTGGGTGAACTCGAGCAGCGTGAACGGCTGCGCGTCGGGACCGCCCACCTGAACCCACACCTCGCTCGCCAGGAGGTTCGTTATCGTCCCGATGACGGTGAGCATCCCGCCGAGCATCGACGCGAAGGACAGCGGGATCAGGAGTTTCGAGGGCGACCGCTTCGTCTGCCGTGCGAGGTTCATCACCGCAGGGATCAACACGGCCACGATGGAGACGTTGCTCACGACCCCGGCCGTCGGCCCGGAGAGCGTGACCGTGGCGAGCAACTGTCGGAACTCGTCGTCCCCGGCGAAGGCGACCAGTTTCCGCGTCAGTATCTGGATGACGCCGGTCCGTCGGACGCCCTCGCTCAGGACGAACATCGCCAGCACCGTCAGCGTCGCCGGGTTCGAGAAGCCCGAGACCCCCTCCGCCGGTGACACGCCGGTCCACTCGCCCAGAATGACGAGCGCGACGACGAGCGCGACGGCGGTGGCGTCGATCGGGACCGGCTGAGTGAAAAAGAGGACGAACACGGCGGCGACGATGGCGAGGACGACCACCACGTCGACCGAGACCGGAAGCTGCACGGGGAGTTGCTGCAGCGGTACCCCGTTGCTCCACGACAGCAGAGAAAGGAGAGGACCCATTGATTCGCCCTTTTCTGGCGGTTATTCGACTGATCACATAGCGTTTGTGTTCCCGTGTTGGCAAAACACCCGCGCCTGCTGGGACCGAGGGGAAACCGACGGCGTGCGGGACGAGACGTGTGTCTCCCGCGTCGTCTCCGTGTGTCGGGAAGCGATGTCGGTGCTGTCGTCTCGCCCGTGGTAGCTCCGCGGAGCGGTCACTCGATTTCTAGTTCGCCGCTCTCACCGCTTTCCTCGCCGCCGTCCTCGGGCCATTCGAGTTCGAACTCGACGCTCAGATCGCCGGGGGAGTTCGCAGGCCCTTCCCGTTCGGCTTTCACTTCGAACGTCGGTCGTGCTGGCGGAGTCAGCGTCACGGATTCACTGCCGGATTTCAGGTCGATCGCGTCCCCGCTTTCGAGGTTGTCGACAACTCGCTGAAGCAGTGCTGCAATCTCCTCTCGACTCTGCGTGCTCTCGGATTTGAACAGGACTTCTTCGGGCATACAGTCACTATCCACGTCTACACCGATAAGCGCATCTACCAGTCTGTCTCTGCGTTGGAACCGCAGTCACGCGGCATACGCGCCCTGTGTTACTGATGGTTGCTAGTCATCTGGAAGGCCACTCTGTCGTGTGACTCCTGTCCCAGACAGTTCGCTCCGTGACGGTAGGACCCCGTGTGGTGGTCACGGCGAACCACCCGAGAGCGCCGCGTCGGCCGCTCGTGTGCCGAGCGTCTGACTGGTCTTTACGTGACTCGGTGACACAGATATACGCCCGCGAGATGACTTCCGACACGACACACGCCGCCCCGGGGGGATCGGCCGACGAACGGGCCGACGACGTGACCGTGGCCGCGCCACCGCCCGACGCGCGCCCCGCGACGGGTCGGTTCTCGCGCGCCGAGACCGCACGTCTGCGGGCGACCGAACGCGAGATTCTCAGGGCACGGGTCGCCCTGCTGGAACGGCGCGTCGCCCAGCGGGAGCGCGAACTGGACGCGGTGATCGACCGCTACGAGGAACTGCTGGCCGCCGAGAATCCACAGACGGTGGTCGACGACGGGGCTGTCGAGATCGAGTTCGAGAGCGAAGAACCGGAGCCGGGTATCGGTGCGAGAATCCGCGAGAAACTGTCGCGTCTCTTCTAGTCGTCGTCTTCGGCC
This Halorientalis sp. IM1011 DNA region includes the following protein-coding sequences:
- a CDS encoding amphi-Trp domain-containing protein — translated: MPEEVLFKSESTQSREEIAALLQRVVDNLESGDAIDLKSGSESVTLTPPARPTFEVKAEREGPANSPGDLSVEFELEWPEDGGEESGESGELEIE